The segment aTCGCCTTGTGAGACTGTGTTCTGTAAAATCTCATTTATAAGAAAACCGTTTTAAAATGGTGAAGGCTGTCTGTGAGTTTTACTCATTACAGCTCCCAAGAAGTGCACGTTTGCAGACCTTGGTGTTatgatttttagaaaatactgGAAATGGCACAGAGCATGTGCAGTGAACAACATGAAATAAAGTGATCCCGTGGTTTTACTGGCAATTTACTCCAGCTCTTCCCACTGACTTGTCAGCTTTCACGAGTTGCACATCATTCTCCCTGCTTCATGGTGCCTGCTTGCTCTGTTATCAAAAACACGGGTAATCCCAAAATGCAGACGGGTATGAAATTCCACATGCCCTAACAGATGTCCACCCTTTTGCGACTCTCCTGTGAGAAGGAAGCTCCCTCCCACAGGCAAGAATGCCTGCAGAAGCGCGGGGTGCAGTCTCAGAAGCTGGTGGTGTACTCGTTCCTTGAGCTGGCGCTGGTCTCTGTGCAGCCCCCGGCGTCTTTAGTCACGGTGAAAGCCCTTTCTGCCGCACGGcgcggcagcagcagcctgcaggctgctgccctgTACTTCTTCGAAACGAGGTTGTAGAGGACAGGGTTGATGGATGCGCTCAGGTAGAAAAGCTGCAGGGCGAATATATTAAAGTACTGCGAGAACAGCATCGTCCTCATGTCCCGGGTGTTTATAAATATGATCCTGCCAATGTGGAAAGGCAACCAGCAAATTACAAAGGCCAGAACCACCACAGCTATAAGACAAAATAACACATGCGGCAGTTAAGGAGTGAGTTAACTTTTCAACCAATCCAGTAAACTAAATTTTACGTGGCTGATTTTGCAGGTTCTTCTAACTGATACAAACGATATATAGAAATAATGGCATTAAATTGTTGGAAAACCATGAAAATGGGAATAGCATCAAGTCTGAATGTTAGTCTTTGAAGTAAAAGGTAAGTGCTAAAATTTTAAGCTAAACTGTGAGATGAGGTTTGCTGAGGAAAATGTGAATTGACAACAGACAACGTAACATCTGTATAATAACATCAGGCACTACAGAATTTCCCCCAGCTATGTCTGTAATACCACATATGAGATAGGAAAACAAAAGTCAGAATGAGGAGTTTTTGTGGAAGTtccacagcagctccatttGCTGCAGAGTTGTTGTTTAACTTGTCTGCATCACCAAAAAAGACCGAGGCTGCACCTCAGTCACCCAAGCTCCCACAGAATTCACTCTTGTGATGGGATGGTATCTAACATAAAGACTTTACAGTGTAGTTGGgctactgatttttttccactaaaGCTTTTTCATGCATCCCCAGACCATTACTGCTGGAGACAGCTATTTGCCTAGATGGATCTCTAGCTCGAGTCACTTCAGCTGTTCACCTGGTCCTGGGTTGCATTTTAGCACAATGAGAACAAATACAAACCCTTTTGCAATGGCaacacagcaggagcagatgaGGAACAATTACACAAGTATATTACTGTATCCgtacttttaattatttttgtttataaatgCATGTAAGTAAAAAACCCAATCATTTGTAAGGCATCCTCCGTGCTTCTCAGAGCTTAAATAAACGGGATGTAGCCAAAGGAAGTTTACATCTGAAAAACACCACACACCTGGATGCTGCTGGATCTTTGAGACAAGGGGGCACTGGTCTCATTCAGCGGGTTCTGAGATCATGGATATGGGTGTTTCTGTCGGAAAACCTTGTGCCTACTTTAGTGTAAGTACCTTCCTCAAATAAGTTGGCAAAATTCTCTCAGGCTTACTAGTTTCTTTCCTTTGTGCTATGCTATTTCCATCCAGCTGATTACATTCTCAGTAAAAGAAGTCTCCCATGTGACATGTGAAAACTACACTAAAGGTAAGCAAAAATAAGTATTGGGGCATTTTGTTTTATGGTCCTTAGTCAATagttggatttattttttctttcccctcagaCTGGTCACTACTTACAAACATTAAAGCCCCAGAGCAGACTAAGATCTCTAACTTTCCAGAGTCTGATGCTGGGTTACTAAATGTACgattaagaaaatgaaataaaaattatcagCATCCTACATCTGTGGGAAGTGCTTTGGTTTTATGGGATTTGTCTTCAAATAGCTCGTAGGGGCTATGTTGCTGTTTTTCAGCCTCCTTGGGCAACCAGTGGATTTACTCCTTGGAGAGCTACAAATGACCACTAAGAACTGacttttcagaagcagaaatcTTCCATGCAGAGGTGTTGCTGCCCACTGGAAGAGACTGCTGATGTTACCACAGTTTTTCTGAAGTTGCAGGCTACCATATACTTGGTTCTGCCTGGTAAAATTCAGACAAGGGGTATTTCTACGGAAGGCAGCCGTGCTGCTGGACGTGCAATGCCACGCGGGTGAAGCCTCAGCTGGGAGGGAGTGAAAATGCCCGCCGTGGCAGTTCTCGGGAGTCCTGCTGGGCTCGGCGTGGCGGGGATGTGCCCCTGCGCTATTCTCTCTCCTGTACGGGAGCTGCGGGTGCCTCAGCCCTGCACGGCCCCCCAGCCCGGTCCCTGCCCCAGCCGTAGCCCGAAGGGGACGGTAGCGGGACTCACCCAAGATCCTGACAGTGTGGCGGTGCCCCTTCTCGCGGAGCAGCGAGCTGGGGCCCCGCAGGCGGGAGTTGCTCCGCCACAGCTCGCGGCCGATGAAGCCGTAGAGGACGCTGAGGCAGGTGACGGGCAGGACGAAGTAGCAGGTGGTGACCCAGAACATGGTGGCCAGCAGGCCGGACTGCAGCGCCTGCGGGGTGGGCTTGCACTCGCGGCTGAAGTCGGTGTGGTTGTCGGGCTGCTCCACGCCGACCAGGAAGAAGAAGGGGCTGGCGGAGAGCAAGGCAAAGGCCCAAAGGACGCCGATGGTAGCTCTCACCCGGCGCTTGGTGACGACCACCTTGGCCTTGAGGGGGAAGCAGATGGCGAGGTAGCGCTCCACGGTGAGGGCGGTGATGTGGAGGATGGTGCAGTAGGTGCAGCCCTCACTGAGGTAGTGCGAGAGGCGGCACAGCAGCTGCCCGAAGATCCAGGGCCGGGA is part of the Prinia subflava isolate CZ2003 ecotype Zambia chromosome 3, Cam_Psub_1.2, whole genome shotgun sequence genome and harbors:
- the MLNR gene encoding motilin receptor, which translates into the protein MRRGGGGGNGSEGEPEWPWPWPPCDERLCLVLPMWVLVPITAVCLGLFVVGVAGNVLTVLVIRSYRDMKTTTNLYLGSMAVSDLLILMGLPFDLYRLWRSRPWIFGQLLCRLSHYLSEGCTYCTILHITALTVERYLAICFPLKAKVVVTKRRVRATIGVLWAFALLSASPFFFLVGVEQPDNHTDFSRECKPTPQALQSGLLATMFWVTTCYFVLPVTCLSVLYGFIGRELWRSNSRLRGPSSLLREKGHRHTVRILAVVVLAFVICWLPFHIGRIIFINTRDMRTMLFSQYFNIFALQLFYLSASINPVLYNLVSKKYRAAACRLLLPRRAAERAFTVTKDAGGCTETSASSRNEYTTSF